The following coding sequences are from one Lolium rigidum isolate FL_2022 chromosome 6, APGP_CSIRO_Lrig_0.1, whole genome shotgun sequence window:
- the LOC124666810 gene encoding protein ALP1-like: MYLKYYLDYCHYIWRRRMVAGILVCLAVYWYRINARKRKRITYAPMVDRDVERLRRLNRLYNGSDAHCISELRMSKVVFHKLCAELRSRALLEETCHVTIEEQVAMFMHAVGLNWTFRSIAFEFIRSSETVSRYFHLVLDALCILAGDLICIKLVETHSKITTSPGRFHPYFEGCIGALDGTHIPACVPIHMQDRFRGRKSFTSQNVLAAVDFDLRFIYVLAGWEGSAHDSYVLQDALSRPNGLKIPEGKYFLADAGYAARPGVLPPFRSTRYHLKEYRGTREPENPKELFNLRHSQLRTTVERAFGTLKNRFKIFASQPFFPLKTQVKIVMACCALHNWILEDGPDEYVYDDLAWYAALPRSIRSRSD; encoded by the exons ATGTATTTAAAGTATTATCTGGACTACTGCCATTAcatatggagaagaagaatggttGCTGGTATTCTGGTGTGTCTAGCCGTGTACTGGTATAGGATCAACgcaaggaaaaggaaaagaataACATATGCTCCCATGGTTGATAGGGACGTTGAGAGATTGAGACGTCTAAATCGCTTGTACAATGGAAGTGATGCCCACTGCATAAGTGAGCTGCGTATGAGTAAAGTTGTCTTTCACAAGTTGTGTGCTGAACTTAGATCACGGGCCCTACTAGAGGAGACATGTCATGTTACAATAGAGGAACAAGTCGCCATGTTTATGCATGCCGTGGGTTTAAACTGGACATTCAGATCAATTGCCTTTGAGTTCATCAGATCAAGCGAGACTGTTAGTAGGTATTTCCATCTTGTTTTAGACGCTCTCTGTATCCTTGCCGGTGACCTCATATGCATCAAATTAGTTGAGACACATTCGAAGATCACAACTTCCCCTGGCAGATTTCACCCGTACTTTGAG GGATGCATAGGAGCCCTGGATGGTACACATATACCAGCGTGTGTACCTATCCACATGCAAGATCGGTTTAGGGGTAGAAAGTCCTTTACCAGCCAAAATGTGCTTGCAGCGGTTGATTTTGACCTAAGATTCATATATGTTCTTGCTGGATGGGAGGGCTCTGCCCATGATTCTTATGTGCTTCAAGATGCTCTATCACGTCCTAATGGGCTAAAAATACCCGAAG GTAAATATTTCCTAGCCGACGCTGGATATGCAGCAAGACCTGGTGTATTACCCCCATTCCGTTCTACTCGATATCACCTTAAAGAATACAGGGGCACTAGAGAACCAGAGAACCCAAAGGAattattcaaccttcgccattcaCAACTCAGAACAACTGTTGAACGTGCATTTGGTACCTTGAAGAACCGTTTCAAAATATTTGCAAGCCAGCCATTCTTCCCTTTGAAAACACAAGTGAAAATTGTGATGGCATGTTGTGCGTTGCACAACTGGATTTTAGAGGATGGTCCTGATGAGTATGTGTATGATGACCTTGCGTGGTATGCAGCCCTACCAAGAAGTATAAGAAGCCGTAGTGACTAG